In one window of Sardina pilchardus chromosome 23, fSarPil1.1, whole genome shotgun sequence DNA:
- the LOC134071030 gene encoding uncharacterized protein LOC134071030 produces the protein MSAGSSPLLTIRSSDSDADFVPPTQRRRSARAIKANSKWANSTAADIAAVLAQSGIPFNAELSKEDLVLLTHNTLGSPQLHAEPNVPGPAPDLPVDPAADLEEPAPPPKKRRAKTKHLTPAPRKRKPTAPTLPDSPVSSQPILDAVLSLTASITAIDSRIQALEHQRPALPASSPSAAPPAPAAIQWPVPLQAPNTSTGVYPDRRIELDTYLAIMADFNLRYGGTLFYQYHNAFSAKSASYISLYNLRLDWSVVDTELLVRHFSGQRSLSCNICGSHAHTAILCPQTAFNRPPLPVAVQHPDSGFRVGVLSPLSCSYTARNLQSALTEPSIVSELLSKELNKGYVLGPFSAPPFHPFRVNSLGVATRKYSGKKRLIFDMSSPHSETWSSVNEMIPLEPFSLHYASVDNAIHLIKIAGQGALLAKADITDAFKVMPIHPADWPLFCVKWQSKFYFAVRLTFGCRSSPHIFNCLSEALCWILLNVCHLPFVLHLLDDFLLIDFPAKTSSVLDVLRNVFQELGVPLSAEKTLGPVTSLEFLGIILDSVKMQASLPDEKLTRIREVSASSLSVGSVTKRELLSLLGHLNFAMRIIPQGRSFISRLLDLAHSVENLSDSIVLDSGCQSDLSFWSKLLKHWNGISFFYNDHTDSSVSLKLFTDAAPSLGFGGLYNDLWFAEKWSDEFLAFSSDAVSSALFELYPIVVSCVLWGKEWSRKRILFFCDNEAVVAIINKGRSRCPKIMSLLRRLTWQSVIHNFVVNASHVPGYINVEADALSRLRFQEFQRLCPSASKVSTPCPKFSELLLV, from the exons ATGTCTGCTGGTTCGTCTCCCCTGCTGACCATCCGGTCGTCCGATTCGGACGCAGACTTCGTCCCTCCTACCCAACGCAGGAGGAGCGCCAGGGCCATCAAGGCTAACTCCAAATGGGCCAACTCCACCGCTGCTGACATAGCAGCCGTCTTGGCCCAGTCGGGGATCCCTTTCAACGCCGAGTTGAGTAAAGAAGATCTCGTTCTCCTCACGCACAACACTCTCGGCAGTCCTCAACTCCACGCCGAGCCAAATGTCCCAGGTCCTGCTCCTGATCTCCCAGTCGATCCCGCTGCTGATCTGGAAGAGCCCGCTCCGCCACCAAAGAAACGCCGGGCAAAGACGAAGCACCTTACTCCTGCGCCTCGTAAGAGGAAGCCTACTGCTCCGACCCTCCCGGACTCTCCCGTCTCGTCTCAACCCATCCTGGATGCAGTTCTCTCCCTCACCGCGTCGATTACAGCAATCGACTCCAGAATTCAGGCGCTGGAACACCAGCGCCCAGCTCTACCGGCCTCCTCGCCGTCTGCAGCACCGCCGGCTCCCGCCGCCATTCAGTGGCCCGTCCCCCTCCAAGCACCGAACACCAGCACGGG CGTGTACCCTGATCGCAGGATAGAACTGGACACATACCTTGCCATCATGGCCGATTTCAACCTCCGTTACGGAGGCACACTTTTCTATCAGTACCATAATGCATTTTCCGCGAAGTCCGCTTCTTACATTTCTCTGTACAATCTTCGCTTGGACTGGTCCGTCGTCGACACCGAACTTTTGGTTAGGCATTTCAGTGGCCAAAGATCGCTCAGCTGCAACATTTGTGGCTCCCACGCCCACACGGCGATTCTGTGTCCGCAAACGGCCTTCAACCGACCACCACTTCCGGTTGCTGTCCAGCATCCTGACTCC GGGTTTAGGGTTGGTGTTCTGTCCCCCCTTTCATGCTCGTACACGGCTAGGAACCTTCAGTCGGCTCTAACCGAACCCTCTATAGTGTCCGAACTTCTGTCTAAAGAATTAAATAAAGGCTATGTTCTCGGccccttctctgctcctccttttCACCCCTTCCGCGTAAACTCACTCGGCGTGGCTACCAGGAAATACTCTGGCAAGAAAAGGCTGATTTTTGACATGTCTTCACCTCACTCCGAAACCTGGTCCAGCGTCAATGAAATGATTCCTCTCGAGCCCTTTTCTCTCCACTACGCCTCCGTCGATAATGCTATTCACCTCATTAAAATCGCTGGTCAGGGCGCCCTGCTCGCTAAAGCCGACATTACCGACGCATTTAAGGTTATGCCAATTCACCCTGCCGACTGGCCCCTATTTTGCGTAAAATGGCAGTCTAAATTCTATTTTGCAGTGAGGCTTACTTTCGGGTGCAGGAGTAGTCCTCACATTTTTAATTGCCTTTCAGAAGCACTGTGCTGGATTTTGTTAAATGTCTGTCATTTACCGTTCGTTCTGCACCTCCTGGACGATTTTCTTTTAATTGACTTTCCAGCTAAGACCAGTTCAGTTCTGGACGTCCTTCGCAACGTTTTCCAGGAGCTAGGGGTTCCCCTCTCTGCCGAAAAGACATTAGGACCCGTCACTTCTCTCGAATTTCTGGGTATAATCCTCGACTCCGTTAAAATGCAGGCCTCTCTCCCAGACGAAAAATTGACCAGAATCCGCGAAGTGTCCGCTTCTTCCCTCTCAGTCGGCTCGGTGACTAAAAgggaactcctctctctcctgggccaCCTGAATTTCGCGATGCGCATCATCCCGCAAGGCCGCTCCTTCATCTCTCGCCTGTTAGATCTGGCTCACTCCGTGGAAAATCTATCCGACTCTATTGTTCTCGATTCAGGCTGTCAGTCGGATCTTAGCTTTTGGTCCAAGCTGCTGAAGCATTGGAACggcatctcttttttttacaacGATCACACCGACTCGTCCGTCTCTCTCAAGCTGTTCACGGATGCCGCTCCATCTCTCGGCTTTGGGGGGCTTTACAATGATTTGTGGTTCGCAGAAAAATGGTCCGATGAATTTCTCGCATTTTCCTCCGATGCTGTTTCATCCGCCCTTTTCGAATTATACCCCATCGTGGTCTCCTGCGTCCTGTGGGGTAAAGAATGGTCAAGAAAGCgcattctctttttctgtgacAACGAAGCAGTGGTGGCCATTATTAATAAAGGTCGCTCTCGCTGCCCCAAAATTATGTCTCTTCTGAGGAGACTCACCTGGCAGTCAGTCATTCATAACTTCGTCGTAAATGCCTCTCATGTACCAGGTTATATTAATGTCGAAGCTGACGCACTCTCCCGTCTCCGTTTTCAGGAATTCCAACGTCTCTGCCCTTCAGCCAGCAAAGTGTCAACCCCGTGCCCAAAGTTCTCCGAACTGCTTCTGGTTTAA